The window GCTTTTTCCAGTGCCGTCATGGCGACCTCCTGTGGTTTGCCGCAGGCTGTCCGCGTTCGCGCGTCCGGTCCAATACCCGTTCGATACGGTAGCAGAGCTATTGCGTATGGCTGCCGGCGCCGGCCGTCGTGCTATATCGCCGGCATGGAATTACGACACCTCAGATATTTCGTGGCGCTCGGCGAGGAATTGAATTTCACCCGTGCGGCCGAGCGGCTGCACATCGCACAACCGCCGCTGAGCCAGCAGATCCGCCAGCTCGAGGATGAGCTCGGCGTGACGCTGCTGCAGCGAAATAGCCGTCCTGTCAGGCTCACCGAGGCCGGCGAGCTGTTTCTTGCGCGTGCACGCGCGCTGCTCGCAAGTTTCGAGAGTGCGGTTGCCGACACGCGGCGCGTTGGGCGCGGCCACGCCGGCAAGCTCGCAATCGGATTCGTCGGCTCCGCCATGTTTGCCGGCCTGCCCGATATCGTCGGCGCCTATCGCGATGCCTGTCCCGATGTCGAGCTCGTGCTCGACGAGATGCTGGCGGCGGAGATTGCCGAGGCGTTGCGGCGGCGCCGGATCGATGTCGGCTTCGCGCGCCCGGCGCTGTTGCCCGAAGCGGGGCTCGCCCAGCGCCTGATCCTCGATGAGCCCTATGTCGCGGCGCTACCGCGCGCGCATCCCCTCGCGGCGCGCGGCGACATTGCGCTCGCCGAACTGTCCGACGATGCCTTCGTGCTCTATCCGGCGCAGCCGGAGCCGTCGGTCACCAGCCTGATCGTCGCCGCCTGCCAGGCCGCCGGCTTCACGCCGCGGCTCGCACAGGAAGTTCTGCATCTGCAAACCGCGATCGGCCTGATCGCCGCCAGTGTCGGCGTGTCGCTCGTACCTGAAGGCGCGGCGCGCGCGCAAACCGGTCGCGGCGTGGCGTACGTTCGGCTTGCCGCGCCGATGGTGACGGCTGCGCTCACGATCGCGTGGCGCGAGGAAGATGTGTCGCCGGCCGTGCAGCGCCTGCTCGACATCGCGCAGCGCTGGCGCGAGATTGCGCCGTTTAGGAACTGACGCATCGGACGCAATCGTCCGGCGAATGGTGGCGCGCAGCTCCGCTATCGCAAACTTCTGCGACGCCGCACCGCAGCGACGTTTTCCCGCTTGCCAAACGCCAAACGCAGGCAGACCATAAATGGTCGCCGACCCAATCATGGGCCGAGCTCCAACACGAGGAGGCGGCAATGGGACAAGACGTCAGAAGTCCCCGAGGTCCACGGTGCATCGCGCTGGTGGGCCCTTTCCAAAGCGGTAAAACCACACTTCTGGAAGCGATCCTGGCGCGTACTGGCGCCATCAAGACTGCCGGCAGCGTCGATGCCGGAACCTCCGTCGGCGATGCCAGCCCCGAGGCACGTCAACACAAGATGGGCGTAGGCCTGACCGCCGCGACCACCACCTTTATGGGGGACAGCTACACCTTTATCGATTGCCCCGGCTCGATCGAATTCGCGCACGACATGCGTGCCGCGTTGCCGGCGGTCGATGCCGCGGTCGTGGTCTGCGAGGCTGACGAGAAGAAGCTGCCGCAGCTGCAGATCATCCTGCGCGAGCTCGAGGAGCTCGGGATTCCCCGTTTTCTGTTCCTGAACAAGATCGACCGTGCCAACAAGCGCGTCCGCGAGACGCTTGCGACGCTGCAGCCGGCGTCGCGCGTGCCGCTGGTGCTGCGCCAGATCCCGATCTGGAACGGCGATCTGATCGAAGGCTTTGTCGATCTCGCGCTGGAGCGCGCCTTCGTCTATCGCGAGCACAAGCCGTCGGAGGTGATGGCGCTGGAAGGCGGCAATCTCGATCGCGAGAAGGAAGCGCGCTTCTCGATGCTGGAAAAGCTCGCCGATCACGACGATGCGCTGATGGAGCAGTTGCTGGAGGATATCCAGCCGCCGCGCGATGCGGTGTTCGACGATCTCGCGCGCGAATTGCGCGAAGGGCTGATCTGTCCGGTGCTGCTTGGTGCGGCGAGCCGCGAGAACGGCGTGCTCCGCCTGATGAAGGCGCTGCGCCACGAGGCGCCCGGCGTCACTGAGACTGCCAGCCGGCTCGGCATCAAGGACCAGAAGGATGCGCTGGCCTATGTGTTCAAGACCGTGCATCTGCAGCACGGCGGCAAGCTGTCGCTGGCGCGCGTGCTCGCAGGCCGGCTCGACGACGGCGCGACGCTGCAATCCTCGTCCGGCGAAAGCGGGCGCGTCTCCGGCATCCTCGCGGTGTCGGGTACGCATGACAGCAAGCGGCCGCAGGCCGAAGCCGGCGACGCGGTCGCGCTCGGCAAGCTCGACGCGATCAAGACCGGCGATACGGTCTCGAGCGGCAAGACCGCCCCGGCCTCGCTGGTCAAGGTCGAGCCCGCCGCGGCGGTGCTGTCGATCTCGATCGCCGCGACCGACCGCAAGGACGACGTCAAGCTCGGCCAGGCGCTGCTGCGGCTGAACGAGGAGGATCCGTCGCTGACGATGATCCAGAACCCGCGCACCCACGACACCGTGCTGTGGGGGCAGGGCGAGATGCATCTGCGCGTCGCGCAGGAGCGGCTGAAGGACCGCTACGGCGTCAACGTCAAATCGCATCCGCCGGCGATCGGCTATCAGGAAACCATCCGCAAGGCGGTCACCCAGCGCGGCCGGCACAAGAAGCAGTCCGGCGGCCACGGCCAGTTCGGTGATGTCGTGCTCGACATCAAGCCGAAGCCGCGCGGAAGCGGCTTCGAATTCCACGAGAAGGTGGTCGGCGGCGCGGTGCCGCGCAACTATATCGGCGCGGTGGAGGAGGGGGTGGTCGACGCGCTCGCGCGCGGCCCGCTCGGCTTCCCCGTGATCGACGTCGACGTCACGCTGACCGACGGCTCCTATCACAGCGTCGACTCCTCCGACCTTGCGTTCCGCACCGCGGCGCGGGTGGGCGTCAGCGAGGCATTGCCGCAGTGCCAGCCGGTGCTGCTGGAGCCGATCCATATGGTCGAGATCGTCTGTCCGACCGACGCGACCGCCAAGATCAACGCGATCCTGTCGGCG of the Bradyrhizobium quebecense genome contains:
- a CDS encoding LysR substrate-binding domain-containing protein: MELRHLRYFVALGEELNFTRAAERLHIAQPPLSQQIRQLEDELGVTLLQRNSRPVRLTEAGELFLARARALLASFESAVADTRRVGRGHAGKLAIGFVGSAMFAGLPDIVGAYRDACPDVELVLDEMLAAEIAEALRRRRIDVGFARPALLPEAGLAQRLILDEPYVAALPRAHPLAARGDIALAELSDDAFVLYPAQPEPSVTSLIVAACQAAGFTPRLAQEVLHLQTAIGLIAASVGVSLVPEGAARAQTGRGVAYVRLAAPMVTAALTIAWREEDVSPAVQRLLDIAQRWREIAPFRN
- a CDS encoding elongation factor G; translation: MGQDVRSPRGPRCIALVGPFQSGKTTLLEAILARTGAIKTAGSVDAGTSVGDASPEARQHKMGVGLTAATTTFMGDSYTFIDCPGSIEFAHDMRAALPAVDAAVVVCEADEKKLPQLQIILRELEELGIPRFLFLNKIDRANKRVRETLATLQPASRVPLVLRQIPIWNGDLIEGFVDLALERAFVYREHKPSEVMALEGGNLDREKEARFSMLEKLADHDDALMEQLLEDIQPPRDAVFDDLARELREGLICPVLLGAASRENGVLRLMKALRHEAPGVTETASRLGIKDQKDALAYVFKTVHLQHGGKLSLARVLAGRLDDGATLQSSSGESGRVSGILAVSGTHDSKRPQAEAGDAVALGKLDAIKTGDTVSSGKTAPASLVKVEPAAAVLSISIAATDRKDDVKLGQALLRLNEEDPSLTMIQNPRTHDTVLWGQGEMHLRVAQERLKDRYGVNVKSHPPAIGYQETIRKAVTQRGRHKKQSGGHGQFGDVVLDIKPKPRGSGFEFHEKVVGGAVPRNYIGAVEEGVVDALARGPLGFPVIDVDVTLTDGSYHSVDSSDLAFRTAARVGVSEALPQCQPVLLEPIHMVEIVCPTDATAKINAILSARRGQILGFDTREGWSGWDCVRATMPESEIGDLIVELRSATAGAGTFTRQFDRMAEVTGRAADQIIAAHRDAA